One window from the genome of Drosophila kikkawai strain 14028-0561.14 unplaced genomic scaffold, DkikHiC1v2 scaffold_131, whole genome shotgun sequence encodes:
- the LOC138929327 gene encoding putative uncharacterized protein ENSP00000383309: MTGHGREDAAAPGEHETVPAAPRKPSGSYQNDGNGGSIGTARGHTEEDGASEGGHSERGDNGNRGRRTRPDNSTVSTPPVADDTALMRSCQRTLGTADRSGTTTRQPSTNGSRRPAAGATTQRPRSTDSTGPTTITITQPPRAADSAGPPTITISRPPNSTNSTSPPTTAIEQPPGTTDSAGPPTRSSAQPRPADSADPTTISSGQ, translated from the exons ATGACGGGCCATGGAAG GGAAGATGCAGCGGCTCCAGGAGAGCATGAAACGGTTCCGGCAGCGCCACGCAAACCTAGCGGCAGCTACCAGAACGATGGCAATGGTGGAAGCATCGGCACTGCCAGGGGGCACACGGAAGAGGACGGCGCCAGCGAAGGTGGGCATAGCGAACGAGGTGACAACGGCAACAGAGGCAGGAGGACGAGGCCAGACAACAGCACCGTCAGCACGCCACCAGTCGCCGATGACACGGCCCTCATGCGCAGTTGCCAGCGCACGCTCGGCACCGCCGACAGATCGGGCACAACAACAAGGCAGCCAAGCACCAACGGCAGCCGCaggccagcagcaggcgcCACCACGCAACGACCAAGGTCGACCGACAGCACCGGCCCGACCACGATCACCATCACGCAGCCACCAAGGGCAGCCGACAGCGCCGGCCCGCCAACGATCACCATCTCACGGCCACCGAATTCAACTAATAGCACGAGCCCACCCACGACCGCCATCGAGCAGCCACCTGGAACAACCGACAGCGCCGGTCCACCAACGAGGTCCAGCGCACAACCAAGGCCAGCAGACAGCGCAGACCCAACAACGATCTCCAGCGGGCAATAG